The sequence below is a genomic window from Marmota flaviventris isolate mMarFla1 chromosome 9, mMarFla1.hap1, whole genome shotgun sequence.
CAGAGCAAGCTGCAGAATTTCATGAAAGGGGAGCCAGTTATTCTTGGGGTAAGTGTTTTTAAGGCCATTTAAGTATGAGGTGGCATCACATTCTCCAAAGTTTTCCCTGGGTCAAAGTTACTAGATGCCCCAAGAGTATGGCTAGCCCAAGGATATACCCCCATGAAGGAGATTCTatgggcttttaaaaaatgacttccaTGAGTCATTTACGTTACTTATCAAAGTTTCCTTCATATGGCTGTGCTATATATAAATtgctgttctttttgtttgtttgggtaccagggattgaacctaagggcattTTGCCACTAatccacatccctaaccctttttattttgagacagggtcttgcttaattgcttaAAGCCtggcaaagttgctgaggttggctttgaacttgtgatcttcctgcctctgcttccaaagctgctggaattataggcatgagccaacATGAGCAGCCAGGCATTATTCTTTACAGAATCCCTTTTATTACAGAATCTCCTCACGTGAGGACACAAGTTTTCTAAGACCAATGCTTGTTCCACCTATCTCAAAATTGCTTCTCCTTCTCTAGGTGAGCCAAATCATGCTTGGTCTGATGAATATTTGCCTATGGATTATTTTAAAGGTCTCCCTTTCATCTGATCATCATCTTCCTCTAAACCTATGGGGCATTGAATTATTCAACCTTTTCTTTTTGGGACAAGTTTTTGTAAGTAAATTGGAATCACTTCACTTCTCTATTACTTTATACATATACGTGATCCTTCAtggtaattttattattatattattgatGGGACTAGAGTTGGGAAGAGTGTTTGAGAAACATTTGGTCATAGGAAAAAAGAGGTATTCCTCTAATAACTCATTTACCTTTATAATTATACAGTATATCATGTCTGGAACTCTGTCTGTTGTGTctggaaagaaaatgacaaaacgAATGGTGAGTCTCCTTGTAATTTAAGAACCTTAAGATGCAAAGGGTAGGTCAACCTTGATTTCCATAGGATCAAATGCTGGCAGTTTCCCTAGGCCCTTATTTGAAGTCCCCAAATCATTCCTCTCCAGGCCCCACAGTTAACATTGTCTGCATTCCACTCCTGAGGGCAAATGTGCCAATACCTCATAGAAAATGTGCATAATACACTATGAACTTCCATTTTAGCTAATGTTAATGGAGTGAATACACATGTACAAAAGAACACATACATGTCCACAAAAGTGTTCCGATAGGGATTCAGTTTTCTGGTTCTCTTTCAGATTTGTGGCAGCCTAGGTGTGAACATCGTGAGCAGTGTCTTAGCAGGAGCCTCACTAGTAATACTTGCTTTAAGTTTGGAGGAATCCAGGTGGATATCAGAGACAGGAATTCTATGTCTCATTTATGTGAGTATTTCCAGAGCCATGGATAAGACTTCCTGACATGTGTCTGCATGTATAAAGTTCCTTGCAGATTTTATCCTCATCTCAAGCAGATGATAGGGGCACAGGTTAAAAGTGATGAATTTGTTGAAGAAAGATGGTCAGAGCCTTGAcctaaaatgaatacatttctctGTGCTGTAAAATATTGGTGATGAGTTTTCAACACACCGCTTGAAGCTAAATGAAGCCTCTaagatgaaaacacaaatggcACGAATGAATGTATTTAGCGATTTTTATTCTAGCCTTGCTTAAGGTAAAAACAAGAGAATCTAATAGCTCTATTTGATTCAGAACAGTCATAGGGAAAATCCAGAATCCTCTCTAGGGACAACATTTTCACTCTAACATGTACTGAGACACTCAGTATATGATGAAGATGAGTGGCCAAAAGATAGGTATGGATTGCAAAATATTCTCATTTCAGATACTTGAAGAAAGTGCGCTTTTTGAGCTGTCTTCTCTGATgctggttttatatatatatatatatatatatatatatatatatatatatatatatatgaaactaaGAGATGATTTAAGTTGCATGACTATGATAAGAAATTGTACATTTGAGAGTCTGTATATCATAGTGGTTAATTGTGTTGCATCTTACTAAGAGATGATCTGTATGGGAAACCAGGATGGGGTAGATGTTATAATGTTATATCTGTCACTTAGGGGTGACAGCAACAGTGTCTGTGGTGAGAACTGCCTCCTCTCAGTTCTCTAATTTCTTCTCCTATGTGGCTCTACTTGGCAGGGGATTCTGATCCTGAAGCTCACCATCACGGTGCTTGAGCTATTTGCCGCTCTGTCCCTGTCTGCTTCTGGATGCCAGACTGTCTGCTGCAGTGTGACCTCTGTAAGTGTTTCTGGTCTGGGGACCTTGGCATGCTCTCTGCTGTTTCCCTATGTTTAATTTAAGAGACAAAGAACATAAAACACTCAAACCCCTATTTCATGTACAAACCTGTGAGGACATCCTAGTATTCACTTTTGTCCCTGGAAGTAGCACATAAAATTAGACAGGACAAGAGCCTTCATGAGTGGGCACAATCAGAGAGAGGAAACTACACCCAAGGCAGAGCTGCAGGGCAGGAGGAGAC
It includes:
- the LOC114100082 gene encoding membrane-spanning 4-domains subfamily A member 4A-like isoform X1, with the translated sequence MDLPGRNPVICLDHPGPVTLPQDAQSKLQNFMKGEPVILGVSQIMLGLMNICLWIILKVSLSSDHHLPLNLWGIELFNLFFLGQVFYIMSGTLSVVSGKKMTKRMICGSLGVNIVSSVLAGASLVILALSLEESRWISETGILCLIYGILILKLTITVLELFAALSLSASGCQTVCCSVTSVVVDLSSQELELSFPDLYHEYDEVTFLPS
- the LOC114100082 gene encoding membrane-spanning 4-domains subfamily A member 4A-like isoform X2 — its product is MDLPGRNPVICLDHPGPVTLPQDAQSKLQNFMKGEPVILGVSQIMLGLMNICLWIILKVSLSSDHHLPLNLWGIELFNLFFLGQVFICGSLGVNIVSSVLAGASLVILALSLEESRWISETGILCLIYGILILKLTITVLELFAALSLSASGCQTVCCSVTSVVVDLSSQELELSFPDLYHEYDEVTFLPS